In Ovis aries strain OAR_USU_Benz2616 breed Rambouillet chromosome 14, ARS-UI_Ramb_v3.0, whole genome shotgun sequence, a single genomic region encodes these proteins:
- the LOC114117812 gene encoding placental protein 13-like: MDSLPNPYQQSVSLTVCYMVKIKANLLSPFGKNPELQVDFGTGTGESGDIPFRFWYCDGMVVMNALKDGSWEKEEKVRTDAFMPGQPFELRFLVLENEYQVFVNSKPICQFAHRLPLQSVKMLVVRGDIVLTSVDTL, translated from the exons ATGGACTCCTTG CCGAACCCCTACCAGCAGTCTGTTTCCCTGACTGTGTGTTACATGGTGAAGATCAAGGCAAACCTTCTGTCTCCTTTTGG GAAGAACCCAGAGCTTCAGGTGGATTTCGGCACGGGTACTGGGGAAAGCGGCGACATTCCATTCCGTTTCTGGTACTGCGATGGCATGGTGGTGATGAACGCTTTAAAGGATGGGAgttgggagaaggaagagaaagttcGTACTGACGCTTTCATGCCAGGCCAGCCATTTGAGCTGCGGTTCTTGGTGCTGGAGAATGAATACCAG GTGTTTGTGAATAGCAAGCCCATCTGCCAGTTTGCCCACCGCCTGCCCCTGCAGTCTGTGAAAATGCTGGTTGTGAGGGGAGATATCGTGCTGACTTCAGTGGATACGTTATAA